The genomic stretch aagtagcttctctccaaaagcacttttgagaacaATACACATAGaaacatttttttaaaacttggccaaacactaattgctgctcagaagtgcttgtcaaactaattagccaaacacaaactgcttctcaccaaaagtacttttgagaaaaacacttttgaaaaaaatcactgcttaaaataagttgatttttgcAGTTTGGCAAACGGGCTATCATTATCATCATTAATAGGAATATTACTTTTGGGAGATCATAATTGTGTCAATGACTATACAATTGTAGAATTTTGATATTAATGGAGGTTAATTGGGAGATCATACATTACTTATTATACATAAGAATTTTAAACCAATTATGTGATGTGAGTATAGTGATTTTTCGTACATATTGAGATGTGCATCTTTTTTACATCTTTATAGAAATTGCAATAATCATCCAAGAGGATGGCTTGACGATTTTAAAGATTAAGTAACAATCTTTGAAACTAAAGTTTATATTTTTAACTAGCAACTAAAGTTTATATTTTGTTAAGTGAGTTCTTCTCCTCTTCTTAAACCTTACTCGATAGAATTACTAATGTGCTAGTGAAATGGAAGATATTAGATGGCATAATTACATTGTTTTGCAAATAGCTTTCATAAGTATGACGTACAACTATGAGACtacatatattattttttttgttgaagTATTTGGCTAACTATGAACAAGGTGTACATAACAAATCCAAAAGTAGATTGTGTAAAATGTAATAACTAATAGAAAAAGATTACAATCGAATTTTACGACACAATTACAACGTAAAATGATTTCATAGAGAAGATAATGATGCTAATATAGCTTGAGTTTGTGGTACGTCTATGCTTTCATTCTTGTGGtaataatttttgtttttttaccaACATAAGAGCTTCCCAATTTGCTCCTTTGATGATTGAAGCTGCAACTTTGGAGTTAGAGGTGAAGGGTGCTTGCCATTTGAATAATCTTCTATAGTCTTTATGGTAATAATTAATTATAGTGCTCTAAgcacagaaagaaagaaaaactaagGTATTTAAGTACTaaatgtttgaccaaaaagttttaaacctttttgttaaactaattatgTGAATGATGATGGGTAAATGCTAGTTAAATATAATAAGTTCTACATCCGAGATTAGAATTCGAATGAGGTCGCTTATCAAATGGTTATACATGTATATTCAGTCATTAAATGCATACTTTTAAGGAGTAAATGAAGAGTGAATAATGAACAATAAATGTGAGAAATGACAATAATTGTAAATAAGAAGAACATTTCACCCAAATATCAAATGATGTGGAAGATTCTTTCTTCTAACAACGAGATATGGCAGTGAACAAGAATATAAGTAATGCTTTCTTGGATCATATGAGTGAAAAGGAAgaataattaatgaaatcaatCACTATGGAAAGGTAAACTTTGTATATTCTCTCAATGATCAACTTCCTACAATAGTGTTCTCAGATTCAATCTCACGTGTCCCTTTTCTTCTCTCTCCCATTtttatttatatgggatattctCTCAAAACACTAAAAAGCACAACAAAGGGAATATCCAGGAGAATATTCCTGTTACTAGTCCCAAGACTACACTAACCATTATTCCTCTCTTTCGTTATTCGACCTCAACCTTTACGACTCGCTCTGCGACTGTTTGTTATTAGGCTTTGGTTGACCTCGTCTCATCTGCCCAACTTGGGACATAGTCTTTCACTTTAGTTCTTTCCACGCCCAACTTTCTAAGcaagattttgacccatacagttaatCCATCCGCTTGTCAGGGTTGCCTTTTGGTCGGCCCCGATGAGCGAACCTTTTCAGTCGTTGACTTATGAGGAAGTTTTTGGGCATGGTGATCGAGTGGGGGTGTCCGTTGCTGAAGCAATAACATGTCGCTTTGAGATTCATGGGTCATAGGGTTGATACAGAATGACGTCACAACGCATATGTCATCATTGTGCATCTTCCCGATGCATTGCCTCGTTCCTCGAGTACCTGCCATTTCGATTCTAGGGCCACTGACGGTTACTTGCATCGATTCGAATGCCCATGAGGTATATAAATAAATAGGGAGAAGTTTCTCAAAGAAACTTTTGCATTATTCTAGTTTCTTCAACCCTGTATTTGttcccttttctcctttttgtgTTCTTCTTTACTGTAACTGATGCCATCGCCACCCCTTCTTTTCTGTCTCCTCATATATATGCCATCAAAAATGGCTACCGTAACCCCTAATGCTGAGATAGTTTCCGACCCTACTCCGTCGTCAGTAGCAATGCCTTCTGGTGGGGGAGAATTAGCGGTGGTAGAGGATGAAAGCTTTCCCACGACGGAGGAGATTATTCCTCATAACCCTGCTTCCAGGTTTGACTTCTCTAAGGAACCTACCCTTGAATCGGAGTTTGCGAAGTCGGAGATGGAAGCAAAACGCCTTGCTGCCCTTAGGTCCAAGTATGACATTCTAGCCTATGTTGACCTAGTTCCGATCGGACATGACGTGATTCAAGTTCACAGGCCTGGGTATTGCGCATTTTATGCCTACCCGTTCCATATAGGCTattctcttcctcttcctccgTTTGCGGAGGAGCCCTGCCATTACTATCGTGTCTGCCCGGCACAACTTTCTCCCTActtttacaagattttctttaTGTTGGCAAAGTTTGTGGAGCTCGCCGGCTGCGAAGTCTCTATCCGCCATCTTCTATATCTTTTTGGTCCGAGCTTCCATAGAGGCACAATGATTCACCTCCATCACCGTAGAACCAAATGGCTGGTGGCGAGGATGGACGATAGGATGAACTGCCAATTCTAGGCCCATTACTTCTTTGTTAGGACCAAACACGTGGTGGCGAATCCCGACGACTTTCATGAGAAATGGAACTTTACTCGTAAGTATTGTTATTTGGAGTgcattcttctcttctcttcgtGATACGTGACTAGCAATGTTGTATTTTCTTTTGCAGCTGAGAGGCGTCCCCCATCTTTGGTCGCTGATATCAGTGACTTGGTGGCTCGCGTTCTACCTCACACTATCGGTATCCGTGATTGGGCGTCCTTTAACAAGAGATTCGGGCTCAAGCCCTTGACTGGTAAGTCGAGTTTCGCCCTTATAACTATTTTACTTTCGTCGTGGTGCATGTCTTTTTGTCGTTTTATGGTTTTCCTTTGATGCTACGTCGGAAAACTTCTAAGAAGGTGAAGGCTCCCGTCCCCGCGTTTCATCAGGCGGTCGCTTCGGTGGGGATGTAGTTCGTATTGGCAGAGTATGTGCGAAATACTTCTTCCCAGACTCTGATATTAAAGGTCCCGATCATCAGACAGTCACCCCGTTAGTGGAGATCCCAGTTTGTCCGGTGGTTCATTTAGTGGATGAATCTTCCACTAGAGAGGAGGAAGCGGCGCCATTGAAGAGGCGATGAGTGGAGGCCATGGTTGCACTCGAACGAGTCATGACCGTGGATATGGAGGGGACGTGCACTTCCGCCACGGAGACAGCTCCCCCACCGGAGACTGTCATAGAAGCTAGGTTGTTGGAGACGATGAGGGCAGTTGCGAAAATGGAAACACCGAGAGCAGCCAAGGTTGGCTCATCGTCTGCCGGTATTAGAGGAAAAATGATCGTCGTGGAGGATGATGGGTCTGGTTTTGATATAGACCCCAAGGAGGTACGGACTTTTGAGGAGAGATTCACTCGAGTGGAGGTGAGGACTGAGGCATCCACTTCAAATATTGTCATCCCCGTGGATTTTAACTTGTTAGTCAACTCGGAGAGCGTGGTTCCAGCTTTGGCCCCTTTATGTGTGGAACCTAAGAAAAGAACCTTGCAGACGCTGAAGGATGAAGACCTGCCATTAGGCATTTCCGGGATGGCCCCGAGAGTAAgttcttttttttcttgatttcttcTTTTTATGTTATTTGTCTATGCTGACTTTTCTTCGTCTGTTTATCAGACCCTTATCTTGGAGATTGAGAGTGCCTGGCAGGAGGAGAAAAGGACGAGGGTCTATAAGAAGATGGAGTCAAAGTACAGAGAATACCGTACTAAACACAAGGCCCTGGTCCGTATGCTTGGTGAGGACGCTCTATTTCCAACCCTCTATGATGATCTGAGGCAGAAGAATGAGGAGTTGAAGGCGAAGGACAACGAGTTGAAGGATAAGGACAACGAGCTCATGAGGATTATTGGTAGGTGTAGTGAGCTTGAGGAGACGTTAAGAGCCAAGAATGATGAGCTCGAGGTGAGCAAGGGGGTCATGGACGAGTATGTCGATCTCCAAGCTCAGGTGACATCTTTACGGGTTGAGCTTGAGTAGGGCGCAACTATGGTTATCAGCTTAAGAGACGAGCTAGCTACCAAAGCTGTTGAGTTGGAGTGAGTTGAAAGAGCTAGATCAGTTGTTGTGGTAGAGGCAACGGCATTGGCGGGCACCCTTCGCGTCTTCAGGTCAAAGTGTGCTAGTGAGACAGAGACCTTTGCTCTCAAAGAGGTGTGGCTCAAAGAGCGAATTGAGGGACTGGAAGGAGATATTCAGGACTTGAACGAGCAGATCATTATCCTTAAGGCCGAGAAAGCGCAACAGTAGGCCCAACTGTCTACCTCTTATGCTTCCACTTACCCTAATGTCCCAAAAGACTTGTACGATAAGTGGGTCCATGTTTAGGCTCATCTTGACATATTCAGAGGTTTGATGGCGGTCGGGAAAGCCTCGGAGGCAGAGTTTGAGAATGCTCGTGTTAAGGCACGTGCAGCTCGTGCCGCTTGCGGCTATGACCCTGGCACGCTCGGAATGGATGATGACGAGGAAGATGTGGACGAGATTGATCCAGATACTTGGTATGAAGATGAGTACTTGGATGGCGAGGGTGGAGATGGTGCTGCTGGACCGAGCGGCGAAGGTTGCGACAGAGATGGTGCAGTGTAGTTTTCTTgtacttatttttttttgtttttttcttctcttttttttctgagGAGAGGGGGGTCTTTTTGGCCCTTTGTAAGATACTCTATTTTGGAATGGaatgacttgtctttttgttgtATGTTTTGGctcttttcgtttttctttgtaTGCTTTTTCCTTTGTAAGAGTTCTTAACTTAGTTGATGTGACTGAGGCTGGATGTCGaataatttgagcgaggtcgaatgctGGTTGATTCGAACAAGGTTGAGTGTTGATAAACTTCGAACAAAGTTGAATGTTAATGAATTCGAACGGagtcgaatgtgagtcgattcgagtGAAGTCGCATGTGAgttgattcgaatgaggtcgaatgtttCGACCCTTTAAGTTATTTGAACGGGGTCGAAATGTATAcaaattcgagcaaggtcgaatgtaaaTTAATTCGAGTGAAGTCGAATGTGAGTTGATTCGAACAAGGTTGAATGTATGACTCTTTaaatgattcgaacgaggtcgaatgtaagccaattcgaacgaggttgaatgttTGACTCTTTAAGTTATTCGAACGGGGTCGAATGTAAAAAAATTTgagtgaggtcgaatgtaaatAAATTCacgcgaggtcgaatgtgagttgattcgaacaaggtcgaatgtaagtcaattcgaatgaggtcgaatgtcTGACTCTTTAAATTATTCGAATGGAGTCGAATGTAAATAAATTTGAGCGAGGTTGAATATAAATAAATTctagcgaggtcgaatgtgaatcgattcgaatgaggtcgaatgtgaataaattcgagcaaggtcgaatgtaaaTAAATTTGAACGGGCTCGAATATTTGCCTTGGCGTAATATATGAACTTGGTGGAGATGACTTCATGCGTGCAAATTTTGCTTTGTTTATACATATCCATTGGAGAAGTTTACATATGTTGGAGAGGTTTACATACGTTGAAGTTTTCATGTTTTTCTAAAGTCCCAGTccatctagtcccttcattggtcGACCTGGAAAAGTAGTTGATAGGTCGAGCGATGAATGTAAACTGAAAACTCTGAGACGCTCTCTTTGtcacctcattaaaaacctccccgagaaaacccaaCTGGGACAAAACTCGCGTAAgggaaaaaagagtacgactcGGGAGACGTCTATCCtgagaagttgaagtatttgaggtcggcgatgttccaattatttggtagtagttttccttccattgtttccaGTTGGAACGACCCTTTGCTTGCTGCCGCTGTGATTTTATATGGGCCATCCCAATTGGTTCCCAGTTTGCCTTCTCGTGGATCTTTGTTTGCTTGTGTTTTGGCTTTGAGTACGTAATCCCCGACTTTGAGTGGCCTGATTTtggcttttttgttgtagtaccACTCTGCCTGTTGTTTTTGAGCTATCATTCTTATGCAGGCCATGTCTCTTCGCTCTTCAGCTTCATCGAGGTTTTGCCTTCTATTCTCGTTGTTGCTTTGCCCGCTTTCATTTGAGTATCTCAAGCTAGGCTCCCCAACCTCGACTGGTATCATTGCATCAATTCCATATACTAGTGAGTATGGTGTTTCCCCTGTGCTCATCTTTGGCGAGGTGTGATATGCCCATAACACTTCTAGTAACACTTCCGACCATAGTCTCTTGGCATTTTTGAGTTTCTTTTTCATGATATTCAATATTGTTTTGGTGGAGGACTCTGCCTGACCGTTGCCTACAGaatgatatggcgtggagagtattctcTTGATGTGTCATTTTTCGAAGAAATCAGCAGTTTTTTTTCCAGTGAACTGGGACAATTGCCGTAGCTGATTTTTTGGGGGATGCTGAAGCGGCATATGATGTCCCTCCATATGAACGTGATTACTTCTTGTTCACGTATCTGGGCGAATGAACCTGATTCTACCCATTTGGAGAAATAGTCAACTAAAACTAAAAAGAATCAtacatgtgagcacgtgatttttttcctacgagaactactcccaaaaattcaaaataaaatattttgtgttgtttgtgatttatttgtatttttgtccgtgcgtgtttatttctactttaattaagaaagatacaaaaatagatgttgcatgtgcatttagaatttaattttacaatcaggaattaatgaaaatcacaaaaatgtgtattttttgcatttttagcatttaatgtctgaTTATGTGAGTGTGTTTTAATTAGTGTTTGATTTTAGATTTTACTTATTATTAAGagtcaattagtattttttttgttaattttggtttttgatttaatctaggattttgtttgtaaaataggaattaaaaaggaaaataaaagaaaaggaagaaatgaagaataaaGAATAAATTCGGAACTGGGCCAACTTTTTTAAatcaaaatcaggcccaaacagaTGCCTAGACCGGTCCAAATCTCACAGACGTTCGAACGACGTCATTTCAATGGCAATCAATCACAGCCGTTGATCCtgcatgatccaacggctcaaaagccgtctcccttacccattccctggcccgacccgttacccggttcAAACTGATCCCCTACTTAAACCAAAAGACGCCGTATTGGTTAATCTCTttgatcctagccgttgatcttaattgatctaacggccggGATTAAATTCCCCACATGGTATATATTCCTAAATCCTACCCCGccccctaaaccaaaccccccctcgcCCCATCCTCTCTCTCAGACCTCTCAGAGACGACCCCTCGAAATCCTAGAGCCGTCACCCCGCCCCTtcgccgtaaacccggcggcgccggctccgATGGCCATGAAAATAACACCCATTGACCACCCTCCCCTCCCCTCCACAAATCCACACTCGGCTTGCTTCGAATCATCCCCGAGCTTCtcaaatcttcaatcgaagaatcAGCCTAAAAACCCACCTCCTCCGATGACTACCaaattcacacccctgaaccttctaaccaccctcaacacaaatcccTACCCCTTTAACCTTGAATCATCCCGGTTCGTTTCGAATCTTCagtcgaagattcgagcaaaaccctaaaACTACCCAACCAGCCCCAAGTTCACACCCCAGCTCCACCTGACCTCTTTCGTTCCCAAACAACCCCTACCGTGGCTCGAATCTTACAAGAACTGGTCGGATTTTAAATCGATTGAAGACCCCTAGGAGGATCAAACTTGGAGCCGGTCCGAGTGAAGGGGAAATTTGAGGTTCCTAATTAACTTCAGTCGAGTgttttcagtcgagaacactcgattgagGTCCGTTTGGACCTCAAAAATTCGAGTCGAAGTGAAAGGGGAACTGTTTGGAGTTTTAGCCTGTAATTTTGAGgtatttgtcttctttttcttttccatttttgttgTTTATCCGTTTGAGCCTCGTTGTATTTCATCatcctt from Nicotiana sylvestris chromosome 12, ASM39365v2, whole genome shotgun sequence encodes the following:
- the LOC138884075 gene encoding uncharacterized protein; translation: MSTGETPYSLVYGIDAMIPVEVGEPSLRYSNESGQSNNENRRQNLDEAEERRDMACIRMIAQKQQAEWYYNKKAKIRPLKVGDYVLKAKTQANKDPREGKLGTNWDGPYKITAAASKGSFQLETMEGKLLPNNWNIADLKYFNFSG